In Oligoflexia bacterium, the following are encoded in one genomic region:
- a CDS encoding sodium:solute symporter family protein, translating to MGSIDLVILIVYLIVMLGIGFFFMRKNKGMDDYYVGSRKMSSFHVGLSVVATDVGGGFSIGLGGLGFAMGLSGSWMLFTGLVGAWIAAVFLIPKIKKLEENKKFYTFPQIFDHYFGTKVALVAALITTLGYIGFTSSQLLAGAKLASATFSTLDIKTALLIMGALAIIYTAIGGIKAVIYTDTAQWIILMCGLIFVGIPVSHVSIGGFEAISNHLPQNHLSLTNISWQTLVNWAITITPIWFVGMTLYQRIYACKDIKTAQRAWYTAGLLEYPIMAFMGIILGIYSRVALEQGMFAELGFSPGAMIDSELGMPLLLRTVLPSGLMGLVLAAYFSAILSTADSCLMAASGSVVSDFIKPKDTKKSLRLSQIATLCIGVLSLLLASIFENVLSLMLYSYSFMVSGLLIPLIGALFFNRKNPTAALLAMIFGGATTVLFSLKAPFPIPFGLDANFMGILISAILFFSISKKTKSQ from the coding sequence ATGGGCAGCATTGATCTGGTTATTTTAATTGTTTACTTAATTGTCATGCTAGGGATTGGCTTTTTCTTTATGAGAAAAAACAAAGGTATGGATGATTATTATGTAGGTAGTCGCAAGATGAGTAGCTTCCATGTTGGATTATCTGTTGTTGCTACAGATGTGGGTGGTGGCTTTTCCATTGGTTTAGGAGGACTTGGTTTTGCCATGGGGCTATCTGGGTCATGGATGCTTTTTACAGGTTTGGTTGGGGCTTGGATTGCAGCCGTTTTTCTTATTCCCAAAATTAAAAAACTAGAAGAAAACAAAAAATTTTATACGTTTCCTCAAATTTTTGACCATTACTTTGGGACTAAAGTTGCATTGGTAGCGGCACTCATCACAACACTTGGCTATATTGGTTTTACTTCTTCTCAGTTACTGGCTGGAGCAAAATTAGCTTCAGCTACTTTTTCTACTTTGGACATTAAAACCGCCTTACTTATTATGGGGGCCTTGGCAATTATTTATACCGCCATTGGCGGCATAAAAGCCGTAATTTATACTGACACCGCCCAATGGATTATTCTCATGTGCGGACTTATTTTTGTGGGTATCCCGGTAAGCCATGTCTCTATTGGTGGATTTGAGGCAATTTCAAACCACCTGCCCCAAAACCACCTTAGTCTCACCAATATTAGCTGGCAAACACTTGTCAATTGGGCCATAACCATCACCCCTATTTGGTTTGTTGGTATGACTTTGTACCAAAGAATATATGCCTGCAAAGATATTAAAACAGCCCAAAGAGCCTGGTATACTGCAGGACTTCTAGAATACCCAATCATGGCTTTTATGGGAATCATCCTAGGAATTTATTCACGTGTTGCTCTTGAACAAGGAATGTTTGCAGAGTTAGGCTTTTCTCCTGGAGCAATGATTGATAGCGAGCTGGGCATGCCTTTACTGTTAAGAACCGTTCTTCCCAGTGGACTTATGGGTTTGGTTTTAGCGGCTTACTTTTCAGCAATTTTATCTACTGCTGATAGTTGTTTAATGGCTGCCTCAGGCAGTGTGGTCAGTGACTTTATTAAACCAAAAGATACAAAAAAGTCCCTGCGTCTTTCACAAATTGCAACTCTTTGTATTGGTGTACTCTCACTTTTGCTGGCCAGTATTTTTGAAAATGTACTTTCACTGATGCTTTACTCTTATAGTTTTATGGTTTCTGGCTTACTTATTCCACTGATTGGGGCATTGTTTTTTAACCGTAAAAATCCTACTGCTGCGCTTTTAGCCATGATTTTTGGTGGTGCCACTACCGTTTTATTTTCTTTAAAAGCACCCTTTCCAATACCTTTTGGTCTTGATGCAAATTTTATGGGAATTTTAATCTCAGCTATTTTATTTTTTTCAATATCAAAAAAAACTAAATCTCAATAA
- a CDS encoding MarR family transcriptional regulator, with product MQMNHDISDLDIEIIAQLRKLIRAEALFSQEIKNKSGLNASQLACLTELADRGELSFRELSRLIHVSPSSVTKIIDVLEHKFFVQRKREGKDRRVIKAVITAKGNQIVAASPKSMQKKMLEGLAMLSYKNKQQIKADLEQLALLIGAQDLPTGVVLDAVENLNEEPSLTEEKVVSNKSY from the coding sequence ATGCAAATGAACCATGATATTTCAGATCTTGATATTGAAATTATTGCTCAGTTAAGAAAATTGATTCGGGCTGAGGCGCTTTTTTCACAAGAAATAAAAAATAAAAGTGGTTTAAATGCATCTCAGTTAGCGTGTTTAACAGAGTTAGCAGATAGAGGTGAACTTTCTTTTAGAGAACTTAGTCGCCTTATTCATGTCTCACCCAGCAGTGTTACAAAAATTATTGATGTATTAGAACATAAATTTTTTGTTCAAAGAAAAAGAGAAGGTAAAGACCGTAGGGTAATTAAAGCGGTTATAACAGCCAAAGGTAATCAAATAGTTGCAGCTTCACCAAAATCAATGCAAAAAAAAATGTTAGAAGGTTTAGCTATGTTGTCATACAAGAATAAGCAGCAGATCAAGGCTGACTTAGAGCAGTTGGCTTTGTTGATTGGTGCACAAGACCTTCCTACAGGGGTTGTACTAGATGCTGTGGAAAATCTAAATGAAGAACCAAGTCTTACTGAAGAAAAAGTAGTTAGCAATAAGTCTTATTGA